One window of Microbacterium sp. 1S1 genomic DNA carries:
- a CDS encoding carbohydrate ABC transporter permease translates to MSTETLTTIPADGRRTRQKMERVNWSGTIILILCTATILIPLYVTISMAFKTTGQAVDGNAFSLPAPFSIDGFVQAWTLTKFPVGAAISLLVTAGTVIATIVLAAFASYAIVRNWDRRLFRYSFFYLLAAMFIPFPVVALPQIQLTGRVGLDNPFGVIILATMFQLSFSVLLFTAFLRSIPIELEESARIDGATTWQTFWRLIFPLLAPMSATVGIFAFLYAWNDFMMPSLIISDPALQTLPVRQNLFQNQFSNNYNVAFASYLMAMAPAIVAYLFTQRWVMEGVTQGAVKG, encoded by the coding sequence ATGTCGACGGAGACCCTCACCACCATCCCCGCGGACGGACGCCGGACGCGGCAGAAGATGGAGCGCGTCAACTGGTCGGGCACCATCATCCTCATCCTGTGCACGGCGACGATCCTCATCCCGCTGTACGTGACGATCTCGATGGCGTTCAAGACCACCGGGCAGGCGGTCGACGGCAACGCGTTCTCGCTGCCGGCCCCCTTCAGCATCGACGGGTTCGTGCAGGCGTGGACGCTGACGAAGTTCCCGGTCGGCGCCGCGATCTCGCTGCTCGTCACGGCGGGAACCGTGATCGCGACGATCGTCCTCGCGGCCTTCGCGTCGTACGCGATCGTGCGCAACTGGGACCGCCGGCTGTTCCGGTACTCGTTCTTCTACCTGCTCGCGGCGATGTTCATCCCGTTCCCCGTCGTCGCACTCCCGCAGATCCAGCTCACCGGACGCGTCGGCCTCGACAACCCGTTCGGCGTCATCATCCTCGCGACGATGTTCCAGCTCAGCTTCAGCGTCCTGCTGTTCACCGCGTTCCTGCGGTCGATCCCGATCGAGCTGGAGGAGAGCGCGCGGATCGACGGGGCGACGACCTGGCAGACGTTCTGGCGACTGATCTTCCCGCTGCTCGCGCCGATGAGCGCCACCGTGGGGATCTTCGCGTTCCTCTACGCCTGGAACGACTTCATGATGCCGTCGCTCATCATCTCGGACCCGGCGCTGCAGACGCTCCCGGTGCGGCAGAACCTCTTCCAGAACCAGTTCAGCAACAACTACAACGTCGCCTTCGCCTCGTACCTGATGGCCATGGCGCCCGCGATCGTCGCCTACCTCTTCACTCAGCGCTGGGTGATGGAGGGCGTCACGCAGGGTGCCGT
- a CDS encoding carbohydrate ABC transporter permease produces the protein MSTTTTTDTSTTAIVTGQQRKIRRHTHRVEPIYYLFLLPTLVIFTLAITVPGVVGIFFSFTDSIGIGEWSFNGLTNYIALFSDPAILQSYLFTFGFSIATVIVVNVIAFLLAVGLTSRIRFKTGLRTIFVIPMVISGIIIAYVFNFLFSNSIPAAGAATGIPWLETSLLANPDLAWVAIVIVTAWQAVPGTLLIYIAGLLSVPGEVYEAASIDGASRAQQLTRITIPLVAGYVVINVILGFKGFLNAYDIIVGLTNGGPGTATRSVAMTIIAGFNGGDYAYQMANATIFFIVAVLISVLQLSLTRGRNTF, from the coding sequence ACCGGCCAGCAGCGGAAGATCCGCCGCCACACCCATCGCGTCGAGCCGATCTACTACCTGTTCCTGCTCCCGACCCTGGTGATCTTCACGCTCGCGATCACGGTCCCCGGCGTCGTCGGCATCTTCTTCAGCTTCACCGACTCGATCGGCATCGGAGAGTGGAGCTTCAACGGGCTCACGAACTACATCGCGCTGTTCAGCGACCCGGCGATCCTGCAGAGCTACCTCTTCACCTTCGGGTTCTCGATCGCGACCGTGATCGTGGTGAACGTCATCGCGTTCCTGCTCGCAGTCGGGCTCACCTCCCGGATCCGGTTCAAGACCGGGCTGCGGACCATCTTCGTGATCCCGATGGTCATCTCGGGCATCATCATCGCCTACGTCTTCAACTTCCTCTTCTCGAACTCGATCCCCGCCGCGGGGGCCGCCACGGGCATCCCGTGGCTGGAGACGAGCCTGCTCGCGAACCCCGATCTCGCCTGGGTCGCGATCGTCATCGTCACCGCATGGCAGGCGGTCCCCGGCACCCTCCTCATCTACATCGCCGGGCTCCTGTCGGTGCCGGGCGAGGTCTACGAGGCGGCGAGCATCGACGGCGCCAGTCGTGCCCAGCAGCTCACCCGGATCACCATCCCCCTCGTCGCCGGGTACGTCGTGATCAACGTGATCCTCGGCTTCAAGGGCTTCCTCAACGCCTACGACATCATCGTCGGTCTCACCAACGGCGGCCCTGGCACCGCCACCCGCAGCGTTGCGATGACGATCATCGCGGGCTTCAACGGCGGCGACTACGCCTACCAGATGGCCAATGCCACGATCTTCTTCATCGTGGCCGTGCTCATCTCCGTCCTCCAGCTCTCGCTGACCCGCGGAAGGAACACGTTCTGA